GAACCAGTGATCAGCCTCTACATCCATGAAACAGGCGAAACAAAGCAGATCCCCATTGAGGAGTATTTAGAAGGGGTAGTGGCGGCGGAGATGGATCCCAACTGGCCCGACGAAGCCCTGGCAGCCCAGGCTATCCTGGCCAGGACCTTTACCATGAAGAAAATCGAAGAAGGCGGCGTTAAGGCCCATGGTACTGATGCCTCCACCGATGTGGAAGAATTCCAGGCTTATAACCCGGAAAGAATTAACGACAAAGTGCGCCGCGCCGTGCAGCGCACCAGGGGAGAAGTAGTCACTTACGAAGGGAAATACATCAACGCCTGGTTTCATGCCGACAGCGGTGGGAAAACGGCTGCCTCGGCGGTGGAAGGGCTGGAATTCCGCCGGGAGCCTGCCCCGTATATCAAGAGTGTAGAAGATCCCGGTCATGCCATTACCGTGCCGGAGAATAAGAGCTGGACCGCGACCTTTAGCCCGGAGGAAGTGCGCCAGGCCGTCCGCCAGGCCACCGGTAACGATCCTGGGCCTGTAACCGGCGTGGAAATCGTGAAAAGAGGCCCCTCCGGACGCGTGACCAGCATCAGGGTGAATAATACCACCTTGAGCGGTCCGGCCCTGCGGCTGGCCCTGGGTAGTGAGGTCATGCGTTCCACCTTGCTGGACGACATCGGGGTGGAACAGGGCCAGGTGGTCATCCGGGGCAAGGGCTACGGTCACGGGGTCGGTATGAGCCAGTGGGGCGCCCGGGCCCTGGCGGAACAAGGCAAGAAAGCGGAGGAAATAGTGACCTACTTTTTCCGGGACGTAAAGATCGAAAAACGGTGGTAACCGGCGAAGGATTGCTTCCTCAGTCTTCTGCCT
The genomic region above belongs to Clostridia bacterium and contains:
- a CDS encoding SpoIID/LytB domain-containing protein codes for the protein MEKNRNRVGLAWALILIMLFLAVGCRQAAKKPEAPDNKMGQEPVISLYIHETGETKQIPIEEYLEGVVAAEMDPNWPDEALAAQAILARTFTMKKIEEGGVKAHGTDASTDVEEFQAYNPERINDKVRRAVQRTRGEVVTYEGKYINAWFHADSGGKTAASAVEGLEFRREPAPYIKSVEDPGHAITVPENKSWTATFSPEEVRQAVRQATGNDPGPVTGVEIVKRGPSGRVTSIRVNNTTLSGPALRLALGSEVMRSTLLDDIGVEQGQVVIRGKGYGHGVGMSQWGARALAEQGKKAEEIVTYFFRDVKIEKRW